In the genome of Hymenobacter cellulosivorans, one region contains:
- a CDS encoding metallophosphoesterase — translation MRLEIGYNHDFEVREETYLTATGPSFTVLYLSDLHLTSWSGPTIHQLEQTIARLNPRILLLGGDYVDCAKGLRHFARLLEFLADRELVFAVAGNHDVFFGVERLRQLAERNKLVWLTDTAAHITLDGYQVRISADPTKLTEDVDFSILCLHKPINITKLRSLPDLAFAGHLHGSQFVFWQSAKGLFPGRLFYRWNILKTTVGRCLYLISKGLGDTLPIRYNCKKDVVFVTVKRLI, via the coding sequence ATGAGGTTAGAAATAGGGTACAATCATGACTTCGAGGTGCGAGAAGAAACCTACCTGACCGCCACTGGGCCCAGCTTCACTGTGCTCTATCTTTCCGATCTGCACCTGACCTCTTGGAGCGGCCCTACCATCCACCAACTCGAACAGACTATTGCCCGCTTGAATCCTCGGATACTGCTGCTCGGCGGCGACTATGTGGATTGCGCCAAAGGCCTGCGGCACTTCGCTCGGCTACTGGAGTTTCTGGCAGATCGGGAGCTGGTTTTTGCCGTAGCGGGTAATCATGACGTTTTCTTTGGCGTGGAGCGGCTTCGGCAGCTGGCCGAACGCAACAAGCTGGTGTGGCTGACCGATACGGCAGCTCACATCACACTCGATGGCTATCAGGTTCGGATTTCCGCCGACCCCACCAAGCTGACCGAGGACGTAGACTTCAGCATTCTGTGTCTGCACAAGCCCATCAACATCACTAAACTGCGCAGCCTCCCCGATTTGGCATTTGCCGGTCATTTGCACGGCAGCCAGTTCGTGTTTTGGCAGTCCGCCAAGGGCCTTTTCCCCGGCAGATTATTCTACCGGTGGAATATTCTAAAAACAACGGTTGGCCGTTGCCTCTACCTCATCAGCAAGGGCTTGGGCGATACGCTCCCGATACGGTACAACTGCAAGAAAGACGTTGTTTTCGTGACCGTCAAGCGCTTAATCTGA
- a CDS encoding ABC-F family ATP-binding cassette domain-containing protein produces the protein MISITDLDFHFGSRTLYDKASLHIKPKDKIGLIGLNGRGKSTLLRILVGEYKPDGGSISMSKDVSLGFLNQDLLSYDSHEPILIVAMQAFGEALEVQKKIDEVLLEFETNYTDDLVEKLADLQERFEALGGYTMQARTEEILEGLGFTTEELQKPLKQFSGGWRMRVMLAKILLQQPSLLLLDEPTNHLDLPSIKWIENYLAGYEGAVIIVSHDREFLDRTTNTTVEVTGGKLVPYAGNYSFYLEEKEERNAIQKGAFENQQAQIRQAERFIERFKAKASKAKQAQSRVKALDKLERIEDVAADDAKVNIKFNFTVTPGRHILRMEHVGKKYGEKLIFRDTHVHIERGDKIALIGANGKGKSTLMRLVAGQEAPTTGNHQLGHNVIMSFYAQHQLESLRIDNEILQEMVEAGSKRSEMELRSVLGSFLFTGDEVYKKIKVLSGGEKSRVALAKTLISEANFLLLDEPTNHLDMQSVNILIQALDQYEGTYIVISHDRFFVENVANKIWYIEDYQLKEYPGTYAEYEQWQEDRDKAAKKAGLPSPSAPKPLPKEEKKPVSSSEREANQQELKKVNKELKEIEGKISTLEKELAVYEKQLADPNIYNNTAQLKDATVKFEQVKKELNRTNDQWEKLAERVEVLEK, from the coding sequence ATGATTTCTATTACTGACCTCGATTTTCACTTCGGCTCGCGCACCCTCTACGACAAGGCCAGCCTTCATATCAAACCCAAGGATAAGATTGGCCTGATCGGGCTCAACGGCCGGGGCAAATCCACGCTGCTGCGCATTCTGGTGGGCGAGTACAAGCCCGACGGCGGCAGCATCTCCATGAGCAAGGACGTGAGCCTGGGCTTCCTGAACCAGGATTTGCTCAGCTACGACTCCCACGAGCCCATCCTGATTGTGGCCATGCAGGCCTTTGGCGAGGCGTTGGAAGTGCAGAAGAAAATCGACGAGGTGCTGCTGGAGTTCGAAACCAACTACACCGATGACCTGGTCGAGAAGCTGGCCGACCTGCAGGAGCGCTTCGAGGCCCTGGGCGGCTACACCATGCAGGCCCGCACCGAGGAAATTCTGGAAGGTCTGGGCTTTACTACTGAGGAGCTACAGAAGCCGCTGAAGCAGTTTTCGGGCGGCTGGCGCATGCGCGTAATGCTGGCCAAAATCCTCTTGCAGCAACCCTCTCTGCTGCTGCTGGACGAACCAACCAACCACTTGGACTTGCCCTCCATCAAGTGGATTGAAAACTACCTGGCTGGCTACGAAGGCGCCGTTATTATCGTGAGTCACGACCGGGAATTCCTGGACCGCACCACCAATACCACCGTGGAGGTTACCGGCGGCAAGCTGGTGCCTTACGCGGGCAACTACTCCTTCTACCTCGAAGAGAAAGAGGAGCGCAACGCCATTCAGAAGGGCGCTTTCGAAAACCAGCAGGCCCAGATTCGCCAGGCCGAGCGCTTTATTGAGCGGTTTAAGGCCAAGGCCTCGAAAGCCAAGCAGGCCCAGAGCCGGGTCAAGGCCCTCGACAAGCTAGAGCGCATCGAGGACGTAGCTGCCGACGACGCCAAGGTGAACATCAAGTTCAACTTCACCGTGACGCCCGGCCGCCACATTTTGCGCATGGAGCACGTGGGCAAGAAGTACGGCGAGAAGCTCATCTTCCGCGACACCCACGTCCACATCGAGCGGGGCGACAAAATCGCCCTTATTGGGGCCAACGGTAAGGGCAAGTCCACGCTGATGCGCCTGGTGGCGGGTCAGGAGGCGCCCACGACCGGCAACCACCAGCTGGGCCACAACGTCATCATGTCGTTCTACGCTCAGCACCAGCTCGAAAGCCTGCGCATCGACAACGAGATTCTGCAGGAAATGGTGGAGGCCGGCTCCAAGCGCTCCGAAATGGAGCTGCGCTCGGTGCTGGGTTCCTTCCTGTTCACCGGCGACGAGGTTTACAAGAAAATCAAGGTGCTCTCGGGCGGTGAGAAAAGCCGGGTGGCGCTGGCTAAAACCCTGATTTCGGAGGCCAATTTCCTGCTGCTCGACGAACCGACCAACCACTTGGACATGCAGTCGGTGAACATCCTGATTCAGGCCCTGGACCAGTACGAAGGCACCTACATCGTGATTAGCCACGACCGGTTCTTCGTGGAAAACGTGGCCAACAAAATCTGGTACATTGAGGACTACCAGCTCAAGGAGTACCCTGGCACCTACGCCGAGTATGAGCAGTGGCAGGAAGACCGGGACAAGGCGGCCAAGAAGGCTGGCCTGCCCTCGCCTTCGGCTCCGAAGCCTTTGCCTAAGGAGGAGAAGAAGCCGGTTTCCAGCTCCGAGCGCGAAGCCAATCAGCAGGAGCTCAAGAAGGTAAACAAGGAGCTCAAGGAAATCGAAGGCAAAATCAGCACCCTGGAGAAGGAGCTGGCCGTGTACGAAAAGCAACTGGCCGACCCCAATATCTACAACAACACCGCCCAGCTCAAAGACGCCACGGTGAAGTTTGAACAGGTGAAAAAAGAGCTCAACCGCACCAACGACCAGTGGGAAAAGCTGGCTGAGCGCGTCGAAGTGCTGGAGAAGTAA
- a CDS encoding UvrB/UvrC motif-containing protein, with product MGLSTTTIRFPQGLPSFSVIKRQYEVQTGLDIFLTAKVHVAYADLADIYELQTKPSQILPLLIADAAAVQNLESKYAIDKEAYLSAQQYEQAAAIRDRIKHGKLAYNHIQNMELEVCSPAGSWYGPFYSIEFTARPDAVTVYQYLDQEYAVNSLLKVLVDLGGEYLGFTSKTPQNPPKQWSKLKQWKDYRWYNRPKK from the coding sequence ATGGGCTTAAGCACTACCACCATCCGCTTTCCACAAGGCCTACCTAGCTTTTCAGTCATCAAGAGGCAATATGAGGTGCAGACCGGGCTAGACATTTTCCTTACAGCCAAGGTTCACGTTGCCTACGCAGACTTAGCTGACATATATGAATTACAAACGAAACCTTCTCAAATCCTGCCTTTGCTCATTGCAGATGCAGCCGCTGTTCAGAACTTGGAATCTAAGTATGCCATAGACAAGGAAGCTTACCTATCAGCGCAGCAGTACGAACAAGCCGCTGCCATCAGGGACAGAATTAAGCACGGTAAGCTAGCCTACAACCATATCCAGAATATGGAGCTTGAAGTGTGTTCTCCCGCGGGTTCATGGTACGGGCCTTTTTACTCAATAGAATTCACAGCGAGACCTGACGCCGTTACGGTGTATCAGTATCTTGACCAGGAATACGCCGTTAACTCTTTGCTTAAAGTGCTGGTTGATTTAGGCGGTGAATATCTAGGCTTCACCAGCAAAACACCCCAGAACCCTCCCAAACAGTGGAGCAAGTTGAAGCAGTGGAAGGACTATAGGTGGTATAATCGACCTAAAAAATAA
- a CDS encoding DUF4279 domain-containing protein yields MTDTITKLIHQELLTPSWEMTKQLLTCMEVELADEQPKIEGIVIRQDIGRATGYVAVKDEPFYIGVSFDIEGSIELNGVDAEPRIHLYYLATLEEQNSEFLLGLTQLTPSEIIRKGDLFTNKAGEYTYSGLSFESADTPGTFEEKLDEFLTYLEQDIPGISALAEHTGDNDIFITLRYHISTGIFTQLYLAKSHIVRLARLGLSVTFDQYVHGKPLRG; encoded by the coding sequence ATGACTGACACCATTACCAAACTCATCCATCAGGAACTGCTTACGCCATCGTGGGAAATGACCAAGCAGTTACTGACTTGCATGGAGGTAGAGCTGGCCGACGAGCAGCCCAAGATAGAAGGCATTGTTATCCGGCAGGATATTGGCCGGGCCACCGGATACGTTGCCGTGAAGGATGAGCCGTTCTATATTGGGGTTAGTTTTGATATAGAAGGATCTATTGAGCTTAATGGAGTAGATGCAGAGCCGCGCATTCACTTATACTACTTAGCTACCTTAGAGGAGCAAAACAGCGAGTTTCTGCTGGGCCTGACGCAGCTTACGCCAAGTGAAATTATCCGCAAGGGCGACTTATTTACCAACAAGGCAGGGGAGTACACTTACAGCGGCTTGTCGTTCGAGTCAGCCGATACGCCCGGTACGTTCGAAGAGAAACTGGACGAATTCCTCACCTATCTGGAACAGGATATTCCTGGCATAAGCGCCCTTGCCGAGCACACTGGCGACAATGATATTTTTATTACCCTGCGTTACCACATATCCACCGGGATATTTACTCAGCTATATCTCGCCAAGAGCCATATTGTGCGGCTTGCACGGCTCGGCTTGTCCGTAACATTCGATCAGTACGTCCACGGCAAACCCCTTAGGGGGTAG
- a CDS encoding GAF domain-containing protein: MPFSPSSLIPSNEEDRLLALSRYQVVGTAPESLFDDLAALTAKLFRAPIALVSLVEEDSVWFKANFGLPDAGRVHRSESLCSVAVLHDEVTVFESLSANPCTLIEPTVQQALRLEFYAGHPLQTADGFNIGSLCVIDHQVRDFSADEQELLRQLATTVMLLLELRRVGATLLAVAGQPYLTVPSLVHSLTMLAEIGSTGAAVDVAGNPVDTLAIHHEASQLTALLNGLLTETLVQ; encoded by the coding sequence ATGCCGTTTTCGCCCTCGTCCTTGATTCCCAGCAACGAAGAGGACCGACTATTGGCGCTGAGCCGTTATCAGGTGGTGGGCACGGCTCCAGAAAGCCTTTTTGACGACTTGGCCGCTCTGACAGCCAAACTCTTCCGGGCGCCCATTGCCCTGGTGTCGTTGGTGGAGGAAGACAGCGTATGGTTTAAAGCCAATTTCGGCCTGCCCGATGCCGGACGGGTGCACCGCTCGGAAAGCCTGTGCTCGGTAGCCGTGCTGCACGATGAGGTTACGGTGTTTGAGAGCCTGAGCGCCAACCCCTGCACCCTGATTGAGCCCACCGTGCAGCAGGCCCTGCGCCTGGAATTTTACGCCGGTCACCCGTTGCAAACCGCCGACGGCTTCAACATCGGTTCTCTCTGCGTTATCGACCATCAGGTCCGGGATTTTTCTGCCGACGAGCAGGAATTGCTCCGACAGCTGGCCACAACGGTAATGCTGCTGCTGGAGCTGCGCCGCGTGGGGGCTACGCTACTGGCCGTTGCCGGACAACCCTACCTGACCGTGCCTTCCCTGGTTCACAGCCTGACGATGCTGGCCGAAATTGGCAGTACCGGAGCCGCCGTGGATGTGGCCGGCAACCCGGTAGATACGCTGGCTATTCACCACGAAGCTAGCCAGCTCACCGCCTTGCTCAACGGCCTACTCACCGAAACGTTGGTACAATAG
- a CDS encoding amidase, producing MNRRLFLRNSGLASVALSTWTLSGCTAESKEPAAALAVDPDQAAATNSFELQEATISDLQAKLKSGEYTARRLTELYLQRIEAIDQNGPRLRAVIEVNPDALKLADALDQERKNGKVRGPLHGIPVLIKDNIDTADQMQTTAGALALAGHKAKQDAFIVQRLRAAGAVLLGKTNLSEWANFRSTRSTSGWSSRGGQTKNAYILDRTPSGSSSGSGVAVAANLCAVAIGTETDGSVVSPASCSGIVGIKPTVGLLSRSGIIPISATQDTAGPMARTVRDAALLLGALTGVDTADAVTQESTGKNVADYTTFLKPDGLKGKRLGVEKNHLKGNSDAIPLLQAALEVLKAQGATIVEVEVEKLTDPLGEAEYDVLLYEFKDGVNKYLSTAGASVKTVADVMAFNLQNKAKAMPFFQQEILEAANKTDGLSSAKYQAARKKSQGGARQALDTVLRDNRLDALVAVTNGPAPCLDLINGDSWKGPGFSSPAAMAGYPHITVPMGQAHGLPVGLSFVAGTYQEGPLLGLAYAYEQASKKRVIPQFGAPFVG from the coding sequence ATGAACCGACGTCTTTTTCTGCGCAACAGCGGCCTGGCCAGCGTGGCCCTTTCCACCTGGACGCTGAGCGGCTGCACCGCCGAATCCAAAGAGCCGGCCGCGGCCCTGGCCGTCGACCCCGACCAAGCCGCCGCTACCAACAGCTTCGAGCTCCAGGAAGCCACCATCAGCGACCTGCAGGCCAAGCTCAAGAGTGGGGAATACACGGCCCGCCGCCTGACCGAGCTGTACTTGCAGCGCATTGAAGCCATCGACCAGAACGGGCCCCGCCTGCGCGCCGTCATCGAAGTAAACCCCGACGCCCTGAAGCTGGCCGACGCCCTGGACCAGGAACGCAAAAACGGCAAAGTGCGCGGGCCTTTACACGGCATTCCGGTGCTGATCAAAGACAACATCGATACGGCCGACCAAATGCAAACCACGGCCGGAGCGTTGGCCTTGGCCGGCCACAAAGCCAAGCAGGATGCCTTTATCGTGCAGCGCCTGCGGGCTGCTGGGGCCGTGCTGCTGGGCAAAACTAACCTGAGCGAGTGGGCCAACTTCCGCTCCACGCGCTCCACCAGCGGCTGGAGCAGCCGGGGCGGCCAAACCAAAAACGCCTACATCCTCGACCGGACACCCAGCGGCTCCAGCTCAGGCTCGGGCGTGGCCGTGGCCGCCAACCTCTGCGCCGTGGCCATCGGCACCGAAACCGACGGCTCGGTGGTGTCGCCGGCCTCGTGCTCGGGCATTGTGGGCATCAAGCCCACCGTGGGTCTGCTCAGCCGCTCAGGCATCATCCCGATTTCGGCCACCCAGGACACGGCCGGTCCCATGGCCCGCACCGTGCGCGACGCGGCCCTGCTGCTGGGCGCCCTCACCGGCGTCGATACCGCCGATGCCGTAACTCAGGAGAGCACCGGTAAAAATGTTGCCGATTACACCACTTTTCTCAAGCCCGACGGGCTGAAGGGCAAGCGGCTGGGGGTGGAGAAAAACCACCTGAAAGGCAATTCCGACGCTATTCCGTTGCTGCAGGCGGCCCTGGAAGTACTCAAAGCGCAGGGTGCAACCATCGTGGAGGTGGAAGTCGAAAAGCTGACCGACCCGCTGGGCGAAGCCGAGTACGACGTGCTGCTCTACGAGTTCAAGGATGGCGTGAATAAGTACCTGAGCACGGCCGGCGCCTCGGTGAAAACCGTGGCCGACGTTATGGCTTTCAACCTGCAGAACAAGGCCAAGGCCATGCCCTTCTTCCAGCAGGAAATTTTGGAAGCGGCCAACAAAACCGACGGCCTGAGCAGTGCCAAATACCAGGCGGCCCGCAAAAAAAGCCAGGGCGGGGCCCGGCAGGCCCTCGACACGGTGCTGCGCGACAACCGCCTCGATGCGCTGGTAGCCGTCACCAACGGCCCCGCGCCCTGCCTCGACCTAATCAACGGCGACTCTTGGAAGGGCCCGGGCTTTTCGTCGCCGGCGGCTATGGCGGGCTACCCGCACATTACCGTGCCCATGGGCCAGGCCCACGGCTTACCGGTGGGGTTGTCGTTCGTGGCTGGGACCTACCAGGAAGGCCCACTGCTGGGCCTGGCCTATGCCTACGAACAAGCCTCGAAAAAGCGCGTGATTCCACAGTTCGGAGCCCCATTCGTGGGCTAA
- a CDS encoding DUF2256 domain-containing protein — MAPSSSSLPRKLVKGNLPTKICLTCGRPFEYRKKWRNCWDEVRYCGEKCQRNKAGASTA; from the coding sequence ATGGCCCCGTCATCATCGTCTCTGCCCCGTAAGCTGGTCAAAGGTAATCTGCCGACCAAAATATGCCTCACTTGCGGCCGGCCGTTTGAGTACCGCAAGAAGTGGCGCAACTGCTGGGATGAGGTGCGCTACTGCGGCGAAAAGTGCCAGCGCAACAAGGCTGGAGCATCCACGGCCTGA
- a CDS encoding PAS domain-containing protein — translation MVNSEFVSNEELTRRQAEEQFRLFADFIPQLVWFTDPTGFHTYFNQRWIDYTGYSLKDSVGPDMWNNLLHPDDQQRARQVWGHSLATGDFYEIEYRFKGKNGEFRWFLGQAQPQYDEAGNIRQWFGTCTDIHDQKLTELALRRREQELERAYADLEVKVTFRNLELERQVQDLRRRLGEEA, via the coding sequence ATGGTCAATTCTGAATTTGTCTCGAACGAGGAGCTTACCCGTCGGCAGGCCGAGGAGCAGTTCCGCCTTTTCGCTGATTTTATCCCCCAGCTGGTCTGGTTCACAGACCCCACCGGTTTTCATACCTATTTCAATCAGCGCTGGATCGACTACACTGGCTACTCGCTCAAGGACAGCGTAGGGCCCGATATGTGGAACAACCTGCTCCACCCCGACGACCAGCAGCGCGCCCGGCAGGTGTGGGGCCATTCGCTAGCCACCGGCGACTTCTACGAAATAGAATACCGCTTCAAAGGAAAAAACGGCGAATTCCGTTGGTTTTTGGGCCAAGCTCAGCCTCAGTATGATGAAGCCGGCAACATCCGGCAGTGGTTTGGCACCTGTACCGATATTCACGACCAGAAGCTTACCGAGCTGGCCCTGCGCCGCCGTGAGCAGGAACTGGAGCGGGCCTACGCCGACCTCGAAGTAAAAGTAACTTTCCGCAACCTGGAGCTAGAGCGGCAGGTCCAGGACTTGCGTCGGCGCTTGGGCGAAGAAGCCTGA
- a CDS encoding outer membrane beta-barrel family protein: protein MTPTLYPTRSVATALLSVPRQLRPLPSGWARGLWLLSGALLLAQVTNTAVRAQAPAGAASSVAAAAAGRLTGQVVNEKTGQPVEFATVALLDEASGKTLDGAACDDQGRFALAKIGAGRYRVVVSFVGFQPRTVAGVVVEANAAVVDLGPIRLTPTVQQLGEVKVTGERELVENKVDRIVYNAEKDITNAGGSATDVLQKVPLLTVDLNGNLQLRGSSNIRVLVNGKPSAIMATNLADALRQIPADQIKSVEVITSPSAKYDAEGSAGIVNIILKKNNLEGLNGSENSAVGTRGSFHSLTLNSRRGKLGLNANVGANLFYNIARNDSRRTDFLPEGQQSLLEQRGDFTNLGGGGYGQLGLDYDLTPKDALNLSVRGNVFGYTNARSQFTRFRLPTAPLDEYNRDIDTHNDSRNLDLNFGYVKTLPRPRQELSFLALYTVNTGDTDYNLEQQRWADGRAYVDYLENSYNASRNREATFQTDYVQPLDSTQTLEIGVKTILRNVSSDYRVEADSLDGRSFVLVPSRSNNFRYDQNVYASYLSYGFAVGKTLTFKVGGRLEHTRIDGDFRSDNTTLRTSYTNLVPSVQAAWDVTKDQKLKLSYTRRIQRPSIFYLNPYLNTSNPRNVLVGNPALDAELTDAYELGYNTYLNKSSFTFSAYSRQTNNAIEAVSRTVAARDVIATTDSAQLLLTTFQNVARNATYGLSVSGSTKLTAKWTISGNVNYYYMRVQSPALGLENGGTMHNANLTSSWQFDKGWSAQFTGLFNSRRIQLQGRSSGYRSYNLAVKKDLFQKKGSLTLAIINPFNRQLVFRNDLATDRFTYTDNSYFLNRNLRLSFNYQFGKIENRPARPKKSIRNDDQKEGGNG from the coding sequence ATGACCCCAACCCTCTACCCCACCCGCAGTGTAGCTACCGCTTTACTCAGTGTTCCCCGCCAGCTACGGCCCCTGCCCTCAGGCTGGGCGCGTGGGCTGTGGCTGCTCTCCGGGGCCTTATTGCTGGCTCAGGTCACGAACACAGCCGTGCGGGCCCAGGCGCCAGCCGGCGCGGCCAGCAGCGTGGCAGCCGCTGCCGCCGGCCGGCTGACGGGCCAGGTGGTGAACGAGAAAACCGGTCAGCCCGTGGAATTTGCCACTGTGGCTCTGCTGGACGAGGCCAGCGGCAAAACCCTGGACGGGGCCGCCTGCGACGATCAGGGCCGGTTTGCCCTCGCCAAAATCGGGGCGGGCCGCTACCGGGTGGTGGTCAGCTTCGTGGGCTTTCAGCCGCGCACGGTGGCGGGCGTCGTGGTGGAAGCAAATGCCGCGGTAGTGGACCTGGGCCCGATCAGGCTGACGCCAACGGTGCAGCAGCTAGGCGAGGTGAAGGTTACCGGGGAGCGGGAATTGGTCGAGAATAAGGTGGACCGTATCGTCTACAACGCCGAAAAGGACATCACCAACGCGGGCGGCTCGGCCACCGATGTACTACAGAAAGTGCCCCTGCTCACAGTGGACCTCAACGGCAATCTGCAGCTGCGGGGCTCATCCAATATCCGGGTACTGGTGAACGGCAAGCCTTCGGCCATCATGGCCACCAACCTGGCCGACGCCCTGCGCCAGATTCCGGCCGACCAGATCAAGAGCGTAGAGGTTATTACTTCGCCCTCGGCCAAGTACGACGCGGAAGGCTCGGCGGGCATCGTCAACATCATTCTGAAGAAGAACAACCTGGAAGGCCTCAATGGCTCCGAAAATTCGGCCGTGGGTACCCGGGGCTCGTTTCACAGCCTGACGCTGAACAGCCGCCGGGGCAAGCTGGGCCTCAACGCCAACGTTGGGGCCAACCTCTTCTACAATATTGCCCGCAACGACAGCCGGCGCACCGATTTTCTGCCCGAAGGCCAGCAGAGCCTGCTTGAGCAGCGCGGCGACTTCACCAACCTCGGCGGTGGCGGCTACGGGCAGCTGGGCCTCGACTACGACCTGACGCCCAAGGACGCGCTAAACCTGAGCGTGCGGGGCAACGTGTTTGGCTATACCAACGCCCGCTCCCAGTTCACGCGTTTTCGTCTGCCCACGGCCCCGCTGGACGAGTACAACCGCGACATCGACACCCACAACGACAGCCGCAACCTTGACCTGAACTTCGGCTACGTCAAGACCCTGCCCCGGCCCCGGCAGGAGCTGAGCTTTCTGGCCCTCTACACCGTCAATACCGGGGACACCGACTACAACCTGGAGCAGCAGCGCTGGGCCGATGGGCGCGCCTATGTGGACTACCTCGAAAACAGCTACAACGCCAGCCGCAACCGCGAAGCCACCTTCCAGACCGACTACGTACAGCCCCTGGACAGCACCCAAACCCTGGAAATCGGGGTAAAAACGATTCTGCGCAACGTGAGCAGCGACTACCGCGTGGAAGCCGACAGCCTCGACGGCCGTAGCTTCGTGCTGGTGCCCTCGCGCTCCAACAACTTCCGCTACGACCAGAATGTGTACGCCAGCTACCTGAGCTACGGCTTTGCCGTGGGCAAAACTCTGACCTTCAAGGTAGGCGGCCGCCTGGAACACACCCGCATCGACGGCGACTTCCGCAGCGACAACACGACCTTGCGCACGAGCTACACCAACCTGGTGCCCAGCGTGCAGGCCGCCTGGGACGTAACCAAGGACCAGAAGCTCAAGCTCAGCTACACCCGCCGGATTCAGCGGCCCAGCATTTTTTACCTGAACCCCTACCTCAACACCAGCAACCCACGCAACGTGCTGGTAGGCAACCCTGCCCTCGACGCCGAACTGACCGACGCCTACGAGCTGGGCTACAACACCTACCTCAACAAAAGCTCGTTTACCTTCTCGGCCTACTCCCGCCAGACCAACAATGCCATTGAAGCCGTGTCGCGCACGGTGGCGGCCCGCGACGTTATAGCCACCACCGACTCGGCCCAGCTGCTGCTCACCACCTTTCAGAACGTGGCCCGCAATGCTACCTACGGCCTGAGCGTGTCGGGCTCGACCAAGCTCACGGCCAAGTGGACCATCAGCGGCAACGTGAACTACTACTACATGCGGGTGCAAAGTCCGGCGCTGGGCCTGGAAAACGGCGGCACAATGCATAACGCCAACCTCACCTCGTCCTGGCAGTTTGACAAGGGCTGGAGCGCCCAGTTTACGGGGTTGTTCAACTCGCGTCGGATTCAGCTGCAGGGCCGCTCCTCGGGTTACCGCAGCTACAACCTGGCCGTGAAGAAGGACCTATTCCAAAAAAAGGGTAGCCTGACGCTGGCCATCATCAACCCCTTCAACCGCCAACTGGTATTCCGCAACGACCTGGCCACCGACCGGTTCACCTACACCGACAATTCTTACTTCCTGAACCGTAACCTGCGGCTGAGCTTCAACTACCAGTTTGGCAAGATCGAAAACCGACCTGCCCGCCCCAAAAAGAGCATCCGCAACGACGACCAGAAGGAAGGCGGCAACGGTTGA
- a CDS encoding DUF1572 family protein has product MSTPDEALGQAVLATLRHNFTTYKTLTDRALAQLSAAEWLAEPAPGANSVAVIVQHMTGNLRSRFTDFLTTDGEKPDRQRDQEFDQPATEAEVPGLQQRWETAWPILFTLLDTLQPTDLLRMVTIRGEGHTALAALERQVTHYAYHCGQVVQLAKQLRGESWTTLSVPRGQSEQFNQQMRARLNPTAPSGV; this is encoded by the coding sequence ATGTCGACTCCTGACGAGGCCCTAGGCCAGGCCGTGCTGGCCACCCTGCGCCACAACTTCACAACCTACAAAACCCTCACCGACCGGGCCCTGGCCCAGCTTTCAGCCGCCGAGTGGCTGGCCGAACCCGCACCGGGCGCCAACAGCGTGGCCGTCATCGTGCAACACATGACGGGTAACCTCCGCTCCCGCTTCACCGATTTCCTGACCACCGACGGCGAAAAGCCCGACCGGCAGCGCGACCAGGAATTTGACCAGCCCGCCACCGAGGCCGAGGTGCCCGGCCTGCAGCAGCGCTGGGAAACCGCCTGGCCCATCCTCTTCACCCTGCTCGACACGCTGCAGCCCACCGATCTGCTGCGGATGGTTACCATTCGGGGCGAGGGACACACGGCCCTGGCGGCCCTGGAGCGGCAAGTCACGCACTACGCCTACCACTGCGGGCAGGTGGTGCAGCTGGCCAAGCAGCTGCGCGGCGAGAGTTGGACCACGCTGAGTGTGCCCCGTGGGCAGAGTGAGCAATTCAACCAACAAATGCGGGCCCGCCTCAACCCAACGGCCCCTTCCGGAGTTTAG
- a CDS encoding 2'-5' RNA ligase family protein, with product MLAITTLLTPQYAARINRIIKGLEMEFGLDDVQATPDPHITYQLAGVRKLSALKDVLRDVAATTTPFEVHTTGLGVFPGPNPVIYIPVLRTNELNHLHQRIITATAPLCLRTDKFSGPECWLPHISLALHDTTPELLGPVLQYLNQQTFNLKLTLDNLAILRQEGDLFLCEELFPFEGAPLPPPPAPIPVTVVRQQIQVTVTKK from the coding sequence ATGCTCGCCATTACCACTTTGCTTACGCCGCAGTACGCGGCCCGCATCAACCGCATCATCAAGGGGCTGGAAATGGAATTTGGCCTGGATGACGTGCAGGCCACGCCCGATCCGCACATCACCTACCAGCTGGCCGGCGTGCGCAAACTTTCGGCCCTGAAAGATGTGCTGCGCGACGTGGCTGCTACGACCACGCCCTTCGAGGTGCACACCACCGGGCTGGGCGTATTTCCGGGGCCCAATCCGGTGATTTACATTCCGGTGCTGCGCACCAATGAGCTCAACCACCTGCACCAGCGCATCATCACGGCCACGGCGCCGCTGTGTTTGCGCACCGATAAGTTTAGCGGCCCCGAATGCTGGCTGCCGCATATTTCCCTGGCCCTGCACGATACCACGCCCGAGCTGCTGGGCCCCGTGCTGCAATACCTCAACCAGCAAACCTTCAACCTCAAGCTTACGCTCGACAACCTGGCCATTCTGCGGCAGGAAGGCGACTTGTTTCTGTGCGAGGAGCTGTTTCCCTTCGAAGGCGCCCCACTCCCGCCCCCGCCGGCCCCTATCCCCGTCACGGTGGTAAGGCAGCAGATTCAGGTAACCGTAACCAAGAAATAG